A section of the Triticum dicoccoides isolate Atlit2015 ecotype Zavitan chromosome 7A, WEW_v2.0, whole genome shotgun sequence genome encodes:
- the LOC119327448 gene encoding uncharacterized protein LOC119327448 isoform X2 — MEWPVLQETKIWLRGVSTLPSRPYPHKGIIVKPVGVRALVVIPEGTIPPRQPSTIIGCLCRHYYPGLLPIGDGEEEPAWSWEHWKRTPDTKDNWDREYRSAAERDFFTCVEGMGDEANEVVEEIAKKIVQDMPYEARVNAVVKYFAHERKMLLKKPCTVSREKHSAYI; from the exons ATGGAATGGCCGGTTCTTCAGGAGACCAAAATCTGGTTGCGTGGGGTGTCCACGCTCCCTTCGCGACCATATCCACATAAGGGGATCATTGTTAAACCTGTTGGTGTGAG GGCCTTGGTGGTTATTCCAGAAGGCACAATCCCGCCACGACAGCCAAGCACCATTATTGGATGTCTTTGTAGGCATTATTACCCCGGCCTACTTCCCATAGGAGACGGTGAGGAGGAGCCAGCTTGGTCTTGGGAGCACTGGAAACGCACTCCAGATACGAAAGACAATTGGGACAGGGAGTACCGCAGTGCTGCTGAGCGG GACTTCTTTACTTGCGTTGAGGGTATGGGGGATGAAGCTAATGAGGTCGTGGAGGAGATTGCCAAGAAGATTGTCCAAGACATGCCTTACGAGGCTCGCGTCAATGCCGTGGTCAAGTATTTCGCGCATGAACGCAAGATGCTTCTTAAAAAGCCGTGTACTGTAAGCCGTGAAAAACACTCGGCTTATATATAA
- the LOC119327448 gene encoding uncharacterized protein LOC119327448 isoform X1, which produces MEWPVLQETKIWLRGVSTLPSRPYPHKGIIVKPVGVRALVVIPEGTIPPRQPSTIIGCLCRHYYPGLLPIGDGEEEPAWSWEHWKRTPDTKDNWDREYRSAAERVVNDFWDFFTCVEGMGDEANEVVEEIAKKIVQDMPYEARVNAVVKYFAHERKMLLKKPCTVSREKHSAYI; this is translated from the exons ATGGAATGGCCGGTTCTTCAGGAGACCAAAATCTGGTTGCGTGGGGTGTCCACGCTCCCTTCGCGACCATATCCACATAAGGGGATCATTGTTAAACCTGTTGGTGTGAG GGCCTTGGTGGTTATTCCAGAAGGCACAATCCCGCCACGACAGCCAAGCACCATTATTGGATGTCTTTGTAGGCATTATTACCCCGGCCTACTTCCCATAGGAGACGGTGAGGAGGAGCCAGCTTGGTCTTGGGAGCACTGGAAACGCACTCCAGATACGAAAGACAATTGGGACAGGGAGTACCGCAGTGCTGCTGAGCGGGTGGTCAACGATTTTTGG GACTTCTTTACTTGCGTTGAGGGTATGGGGGATGAAGCTAATGAGGTCGTGGAGGAGATTGCCAAGAAGATTGTCCAAGACATGCCTTACGAGGCTCGCGTCAATGCCGTGGTCAAGTATTTCGCGCATGAACGCAAGATGCTTCTTAAAAAGCCGTGTACTGTAAGCCGTGAAAAACACTCGGCTTATATATAA